In Mycolicibacterium alvei, a single window of DNA contains:
- a CDS encoding DUF1707 SHOCT-like domain-containing protein yields the protein MSTSAPQGKSMRATDTDRIQVAHLLTDAAAAGRLPMAEYEDRLAKAYAAQTYDDLARLSRDLPGAVNCSAGQCRPAPSTLLLAIMSGFERRGRWNVPKKLTTFALFGGGVVDLRYADFTAPDVDVRTYSIFGGQTILVPPEVNVDVDGVGVMGNFDQNVDGAGTSGAPRVHIRGFSLWGSVSVKRKKRRNQTD from the coding sequence ATGAGCACTTCAGCGCCTCAGGGCAAGTCGATGCGTGCGACCGACACCGACCGCATTCAGGTGGCGCATCTGCTCACTGATGCTGCCGCCGCGGGCCGGCTGCCGATGGCCGAGTACGAGGACCGGCTGGCAAAGGCCTACGCGGCTCAGACGTATGACGATCTGGCCCGGTTGAGCCGGGACCTTCCGGGGGCCGTCAACTGTTCGGCAGGCCAATGTCGCCCCGCCCCCTCGACACTGCTGCTGGCGATCATGAGCGGGTTCGAGCGCCGCGGCCGGTGGAACGTGCCCAAGAAGCTGACAACGTTTGCCCTCTTCGGTGGCGGCGTGGTTGATCTGCGCTATGCCGATTTCACCGCACCCGACGTCGATGTCCGCACGTATTCGATCTTCGGCGGGCAGACCATCCTGGTGCCGCCGGAGGTGAACGTAGATGTCGACGGCGTGGGCGTGATGGGGAACTTCGACCAGAACGTCGACGGAGCCGGCACGTCCGGGGCGCCGCGGGTCCACATCCGCGGTTTCTCGCTATGGGGCAGCGTCAGCGTCAAGCGCAAGAAGCGCCGCAACCAGACCGACTGA
- a CDS encoding SDR family oxidoreductase has product MPRTVLVTGATGTLGHHVVPEAIDAGHHVRALSRRERIGYTGVHWHQADLLSPDGLDAALDGVDVVVHCATQATGSKDVKAARNLIEAARRKGVGHLIYISIVGIDDIPLPYYKTKLRVEQALETSGIGHTILRATQFHELIEKTFSAQRFSPVLWALRDVRFQPIDTRDVAPRLVALIDSEPAGRVSDIGGPTVHSHPELGQMYLSAHNSVRRVIRFTIPGRTVAGYRSGANLAPKNAVDGTSFQDYLGKAG; this is encoded by the coding sequence ATGCCACGCACTGTGCTCGTCACCGGGGCGACCGGCACTCTCGGCCACCATGTGGTGCCGGAGGCGATCGACGCCGGTCATCATGTCCGCGCGCTGAGCCGCCGGGAGCGGATCGGCTACACCGGCGTGCACTGGCACCAGGCCGACCTGCTCTCACCCGACGGTCTGGATGCCGCGCTCGACGGCGTGGACGTCGTCGTCCATTGCGCTACGCAAGCGACCGGTAGTAAGGACGTCAAGGCCGCCCGGAACCTGATCGAGGCCGCCCGACGCAAGGGCGTCGGGCACCTCATCTATATCTCGATCGTCGGCATCGACGACATCCCGCTGCCTTACTACAAGACCAAGTTGCGGGTCGAGCAGGCGCTCGAGACCTCCGGGATCGGGCACACGATCCTGCGCGCGACGCAGTTCCACGAGCTAATCGAAAAGACGTTTTCGGCGCAGCGATTCTCGCCGGTTTTATGGGCCCTGCGCGACGTCCGATTCCAGCCGATCGACACCCGGGATGTGGCCCCCCGACTGGTCGCACTGATCGATTCCGAGCCCGCCGGGCGGGTGTCCGACATCGGCGGCCCCACGGTCCACAGCCACCCGGAATTGGGACAGATGTATCTATCGGCCCACAACAGCGTGCGCCGGGTAATCAGATTCACCATCCCCGGCCGCACCGTCGCGGGTTACAGGTCGGGGGCCAATCTGGCCCCGAAGAATGCGGTCGACGGCACCTCGTTCCAGGACTATCTGGGTAAGGCCGGGTAG
- a CDS encoding alpha/beta hydrolase family protein has translation MSQPTPPRLHKAKAAATAAAVVATAAALTAGVASSAPEALAAHNRSVQADIELTAATVPNLPQVPDLIGIYGVGPVFWAAQLLGLTPDNVIKAAAGLLGGSEMAATVTQLLNILDAVSPVDAGIKGPLPSDVYNAVNDLDYTFTGLGDLLGLGNQPVFQKISDFLLNHASIVNQRRAIIFSESLGGLTTSLAYRDVISAVQSNDPDWGVGVTGQWLIFVNNPSRPGGGLFALATPFTNLFGVNLTTPDAGSYTNADANDGKITKVLNTSILDITWAYNPLSDVPTTLNPLSWANSAAAGVFLTYLLPDEGNNIGSHVLPQLAIGILDGVKVMVDPTGGQGLHMVPGWDNFVKGLNWVPILGDWLDDITDATKFPGNATYITYDSGNLPLLEPFRMAPRLVSLVPGVDIPTPLTDSVEDALRKMVNMGYQDVNPLNLERTFGEAGEQAYLWHSPLTPTQQLAANETIFDALIDGIQANALDPEAWTPSLPGVDFKPIVQNAVSVAVAKAMRDALQLVQDGADPVFDGIEKGLAPVTTALDGVNAQVETAIDNMLKVNGSTANKQSNKQAITSIPSVDSQLQTLSLDAPDTTATDTEDAGAKPTPVKDTLKGLGVEKDSLKVAKAKPKARHAADPSNPAKKSVKETVDKVRSAVDNAAKDVKDASKSLTKTKNAKAEKKEKSDNAAA, from the coding sequence ATGTCACAGCCCACCCCACCCCGTCTCCACAAGGCCAAGGCAGCGGCCACCGCTGCCGCGGTCGTCGCGACCGCAGCGGCATTGACCGCAGGCGTCGCGTCATCCGCGCCGGAGGCGCTGGCCGCCCACAACCGCAGTGTGCAGGCAGACATCGAGCTGACCGCAGCTACCGTTCCGAATCTGCCCCAGGTTCCCGATCTGATCGGGATATATGGCGTCGGACCGGTCTTCTGGGCCGCGCAACTTCTGGGCCTCACGCCCGACAACGTGATCAAGGCCGCCGCCGGCCTGCTCGGCGGCAGCGAGATGGCCGCGACCGTCACGCAGCTGCTGAACATCCTCGACGCTGTTTCCCCGGTCGACGCCGGCATCAAAGGCCCGCTGCCCAGCGACGTCTACAACGCGGTGAACGACCTGGACTACACCTTCACCGGCCTCGGCGACTTGCTCGGCCTGGGCAACCAGCCGGTGTTTCAAAAGATCTCCGATTTCCTGTTGAACCACGCATCCATCGTGAACCAGCGACGCGCCATCATCTTCTCCGAGAGTCTTGGCGGGCTGACCACCTCGCTCGCCTACCGCGACGTGATCAGCGCGGTCCAGTCCAATGACCCGGACTGGGGGGTCGGCGTCACCGGGCAGTGGCTGATCTTCGTCAACAACCCGAGCCGTCCCGGCGGTGGATTGTTCGCACTCGCAACACCTTTCACCAACCTCTTCGGGGTCAATCTGACGACGCCGGACGCCGGTAGCTATACGAATGCCGATGCCAACGACGGCAAGATCACCAAGGTTCTCAATACCTCGATCCTCGACATCACCTGGGCCTACAACCCGCTCTCCGACGTGCCCACCACGCTGAACCCGCTGTCCTGGGCCAACTCGGCGGCCGCCGGGGTGTTCCTCACCTACCTGCTGCCCGACGAGGGCAACAACATCGGCAGCCACGTCCTGCCGCAGTTGGCCATCGGGATCCTCGACGGCGTCAAGGTGATGGTCGATCCGACCGGTGGCCAGGGCCTACACATGGTTCCGGGTTGGGATAACTTCGTCAAAGGCCTCAATTGGGTCCCCATCCTCGGTGACTGGCTGGACGACATCACCGACGCCACCAAGTTCCCCGGCAACGCCACCTACATCACCTACGACTCCGGCAATCTCCCGCTGCTCGAGCCATTCCGGATGGCCCCGCGTCTGGTCAGTCTCGTTCCGGGCGTTGATATCCCGACACCGCTGACCGACAGCGTCGAGGATGCGCTGCGGAAGATGGTGAACATGGGCTACCAGGACGTGAACCCTCTGAACCTGGAGCGCACCTTCGGCGAGGCGGGCGAGCAGGCCTACCTGTGGCACTCCCCGCTCACCCCGACGCAGCAGTTGGCCGCCAACGAGACCATCTTCGACGCGCTGATCGACGGCATTCAGGCCAACGCCCTCGACCCGGAGGCCTGGACGCCGTCACTGCCGGGGGTGGACTTCAAGCCGATCGTGCAGAACGCCGTGTCGGTGGCGGTCGCCAAGGCGATGAGGGACGCACTGCAACTCGTCCAGGACGGTGCAGACCCGGTCTTCGACGGCATCGAGAAGGGTCTGGCCCCGGTCACCACCGCCCTCGACGGCGTGAACGCGCAGGTCGAGACGGCCATCGACAACATGCTGAAGGTCAATGGCTCCACGGCCAATAAGCAGTCCAACAAGCAGGCCATCACCTCGATCCCATCGGTCGACAGCCAGCTGCAGACACTCAGTCTCGACGCCCCGGACACGACGGCTACCGACACCGAAGACGCAGGAGCCAAGCCCACCCCGGTCAAGGACACCCTCAAAGGACTCGGTGTAGAGAAGGACTCGCTGAAGGTCGCCAAGGCCAAGCCGAAGGCCCGCCACGCAGCCGACCCGAGCAATCCCGCCAAGAAGTCGGTCAAGGAGACGGTCGACAAGGTGCGTAGCGCGGTCGACAATGCCGCCAAGGACGTCAAGGACGCCTCCAAGAGCCTGACGAAGACGAAGAATGCCAAGGCCGAGAAGAAAGAGAAGTCGGACAACGCGGCCGCGTAA
- a CDS encoding Rieske 2Fe-2S domain-containing protein, giving the protein MSNDSTGTAVREIDVGTTPTRFARGWHCLGMVSEFLDGKPHSIQAFGTKLVVFADSQGELHILDAYCRHLGGDLSQGEVKDDAVACPFHDWRWSGSGRCTQVPYARRAPRLARTRVWISRVRAGLLFVWHDPEGSTPPPHLDIPDIPEFRDEGWTGWSWRTELIGSNCREIVDNIVDMAHFYYIHFGFPTYFKNVFEGQVASQYLQTIGRPDVNLGGSHYAGEQVLDSEASYFGPSFMINRLHNSYSGYAVEAILVNCHYPVAPDSFVLQWGIMVRRPQGLTAEATDMLLHAFTDGVSRGFLQDVEIWKNKTRIDNPLLVEEDGPVYQLRRWYEQFYVDVADVTADMTDRFEYEVDTTAANEYWRSEVAENLRLQEPPTPAVSGLGRTQPNPERAVQ; this is encoded by the coding sequence TTGAGTAACGATTCGACTGGCACTGCGGTGCGTGAGATCGACGTCGGGACGACGCCGACGCGGTTCGCTCGCGGCTGGCACTGCCTGGGCATGGTGTCGGAGTTTCTTGACGGCAAACCCCATTCGATCCAGGCATTCGGGACGAAGCTGGTCGTCTTCGCCGACAGTCAGGGCGAATTGCACATTCTCGACGCCTACTGCCGCCATCTCGGCGGTGACTTGTCTCAAGGTGAGGTCAAAGACGATGCCGTTGCGTGTCCGTTCCACGACTGGAGGTGGTCCGGGAGTGGCCGCTGCACACAGGTGCCCTATGCCAGGCGCGCTCCTCGACTTGCACGTACACGTGTGTGGATATCACGTGTCCGTGCGGGTCTCCTATTCGTCTGGCATGACCCCGAGGGCAGTACACCGCCGCCGCATCTCGACATCCCCGACATTCCGGAGTTTCGTGACGAGGGCTGGACCGGATGGTCTTGGCGTACTGAGCTCATCGGCTCGAACTGTCGCGAGATCGTCGACAACATCGTCGACATGGCGCATTTCTACTACATCCATTTCGGGTTTCCGACCTACTTCAAGAACGTGTTCGAAGGCCAGGTGGCATCCCAGTACCTCCAGACGATCGGCAGGCCCGACGTCAACCTGGGTGGATCGCACTACGCCGGTGAACAGGTCCTCGATTCCGAAGCGTCCTACTTTGGGCCGTCGTTCATGATCAACCGGCTGCACAACAGCTACAGCGGATACGCCGTCGAAGCGATCCTGGTCAACTGCCATTACCCGGTTGCACCGGATTCCTTTGTGCTGCAATGGGGCATCATGGTGCGTCGGCCGCAAGGGCTGACCGCCGAGGCGACCGACATGCTGCTGCATGCCTTCACCGACGGTGTCAGCCGCGGGTTCCTGCAGGACGTGGAGATCTGGAAGAACAAGACCCGGATCGACAACCCACTTCTGGTCGAGGAAGACGGCCCGGTCTATCAGCTGCGACGGTGGTACGAGCAGTTCTACGTTGACGTCGCCGACGTTACCGCGGACATGACCGATCGCTTCGAGTACGAAGTGGATACCACTGCCGCCAATGAATATTGGCGCAGTGAAGTCGCCGAGAATCTTCGACTGCAGGAACCACCGACTCCGGCCGTCAGCGGCCTCGGCCGCACCCAGCCCAACCCTGAAAGGGCAGTCCAGTGA
- the hsaA gene encoding 3-hydroxy-9,10-secoandrosta-1,3,5(10)-triene-9,17-dione monooxygenase oxygenase subunit gives MQAARDPQAVLAGIDELLPVLRERAQATEDRRAIPEETLSALDEIGFFKLLQPEQWGGLQCDPTVYCEAVRRLASACGSTGWVAGVLAVHNWHLALFDQQAQEDVWGDDPSARVSSSYAPMGAGHAVDGGYLVSGSWQWSSGSSHATWAFVGGPVIKDGRPVDFGSFLIPRTEYEIDDVWHVVGLRGTGSNTVVVKDVFVPKHRFLSYKAMNDGTAGGYQTNTAPVYKMPWGTIHPTTISAPIVGMAYGAYEAHVEHQGKRVRAAFAGEKAKDDPFAKIRIAEAASDIDAAWRQLSGNVADEYALLVAGEEIPFELRARARRDQVRATGRAIASIDRLFEASGATALSNDAPVQRFWRDAHAGRVHAANDPERAYLIFGNNEFGLPPADTMV, from the coding sequence ATTCAGGCAGCGCGCGACCCGCAGGCAGTTCTGGCGGGCATCGACGAGTTGTTGCCAGTGCTGCGTGAGCGCGCCCAGGCGACCGAGGATCGGCGTGCGATCCCCGAGGAAACATTGTCGGCGCTCGACGAGATCGGTTTCTTCAAGCTGCTGCAGCCCGAGCAGTGGGGTGGCCTGCAGTGCGATCCGACCGTCTACTGCGAGGCCGTCCGCCGGTTGGCCAGCGCCTGCGGTTCCACCGGTTGGGTGGCGGGAGTGCTGGCTGTGCACAACTGGCACCTGGCCCTGTTCGATCAGCAGGCCCAGGAAGACGTCTGGGGCGATGACCCGTCCGCGCGGGTCTCGTCGTCCTATGCGCCGATGGGCGCCGGACACGCCGTCGACGGGGGCTACCTGGTGTCCGGTTCGTGGCAGTGGTCGTCCGGAAGTTCGCACGCCACCTGGGCCTTCGTCGGCGGCCCGGTGATCAAGGACGGCCGGCCGGTCGACTTCGGCAGCTTCCTGATCCCGCGCACCGAGTACGAGATCGATGACGTGTGGCACGTGGTCGGCCTGCGTGGTACCGGCAGTAACACCGTCGTGGTCAAGGATGTGTTCGTGCCCAAGCACCGCTTCCTGTCCTACAAGGCGATGAACGACGGCACCGCCGGCGGCTACCAGACCAACACCGCTCCGGTGTACAAGATGCCTTGGGGCACAATCCATCCCACCACCATCTCGGCTCCGATCGTCGGCATGGCCTACGGCGCCTACGAGGCTCACGTCGAGCATCAGGGCAAGCGGGTGCGCGCAGCGTTCGCCGGTGAGAAGGCCAAGGACGATCCGTTCGCCAAGATCCGGATCGCCGAGGCTGCCAGCGACATCGACGCCGCCTGGCGTCAGCTGTCGGGCAATGTCGCCGACGAGTACGCGCTGCTGGTCGCCGGTGAGGAGATCCCCTTCGAGTTGCGGGCCCGGGCGCGGCGCGATCAGGTGCGTGCCACCGGCCGTGCGATCGCCTCGATCGACCGGCTGTTCGAGGCCTCGGGTGCCACCGCGCTGTCCAATGATGCTCCGGTGCAGCGGTTCTGGCGTGACGCGCACGCCGGCCGGGTGCACGCGGCCAACGATCCCGAGCGTGCCTACCTGATCTTCGGCAACAACGAGTTCGGCCTGCCCCCGGCCGACACCATGGTCTGA
- a CDS encoding ester cyclase, with translation MANDQNKAISRRIWEVFASGDLSELDDLVAPGAAFHDTQDPFGDQRGPEHMRSLMDMYRTSFSNMRFDIKNQLADGDYVCTMIEAQGDNTGEIMGRPATGKHSRINLTNVDRIEDGKIAESWVTWDTLGMLQQLGLIPSGAQQKAPA, from the coding sequence ATGGCCAATGATCAGAATAAGGCGATTTCCCGACGCATATGGGAGGTATTCGCCTCCGGCGACCTCAGCGAGCTGGACGATCTCGTCGCTCCGGGGGCCGCCTTCCACGACACACAGGATCCGTTCGGCGATCAGCGGGGTCCCGAACATATGAGAAGCCTGATGGACATGTATCGGACGTCGTTCTCCAACATGCGATTTGACATCAAGAATCAGCTCGCCGACGGCGACTACGTCTGCACGATGATCGAGGCCCAGGGCGACAACACCGGCGAGATCATGGGTCGGCCCGCCACCGGCAAGCACAGCCGGATCAACCTGACCAATGTCGACCGGATCGAAGACGGCAAGATCGCCGAGAGCTGGGTTACCTGGGACACCCTCGGCATGCTGCAGCAGCTCGGCCTGATCCCCTCGGGCGCACAACAAAAGGCGCCCGCCTGA
- a CDS encoding enoyl-CoA hydratase family protein, translated as MTALVHYRVQGAVARLTLDSPHNRNALSTALVEQLHQGLTDAAEEPGVRVVVLGHTGGTFCAGADLSEAAGQDPGEIAVDRAREMTRTLRAILELPVPVIGAIDGHVRAGGMGLIGACDLVVAGPQSTFALTEARIGVAPSIISLTLLPKMSPRAAGRYFVTGEKFGAAEAAEIGLITQAADDVESAVTALTAEIAKGSPQGLATSKALTTAAILRRFDADAEALTRQSAQLFVSDEAREGMMAFLQKRPPSWVG; from the coding sequence ATGACAGCTTTAGTCCACTACCGGGTCCAGGGCGCCGTCGCACGCCTCACGCTGGATTCCCCGCACAACCGCAACGCGCTGTCGACAGCCCTGGTGGAGCAGTTGCACCAGGGCCTGACCGACGCGGCCGAGGAACCCGGCGTGCGGGTGGTGGTGCTCGGCCACACCGGTGGAACCTTCTGCGCGGGGGCCGATCTGAGCGAGGCCGCCGGGCAGGACCCCGGGGAGATCGCGGTGGACCGGGCCCGGGAGATGACCCGGACGTTGCGGGCCATCCTGGAGCTTCCGGTCCCGGTGATCGGTGCGATCGACGGGCACGTGCGGGCCGGCGGAATGGGGCTGATCGGTGCGTGCGATCTCGTCGTCGCCGGCCCACAGAGCACGTTCGCACTGACCGAAGCGCGCATCGGCGTTGCGCCGTCGATCATTTCACTGACGTTGTTGCCGAAGATGTCGCCGCGGGCGGCGGGTCGCTACTTCGTCACCGGTGAGAAGTTCGGCGCCGCCGAGGCAGCCGAGATCGGGCTGATCACGCAGGCTGCTGACGACGTCGAATCCGCCGTGACCGCGCTGACGGCCGAGATCGCGAAGGGCTCACCACAGGGGTTGGCGACGTCAAAAGCGTTGACGACTGCGGCGATCCTGCGTCGGTTCGACGCAGATGCCGAGGCACTGACCCGGCAGTCGGCGCAACTGTTCGTCTCCGATGAGGCCCGTGAGGGCATGATGGCCTTCCTGCAGAAGCGCCCGCCGAGCTGGGTGGGCTGA
- a CDS encoding acyl-CoA dehydrogenase family protein, protein MSFIETEEQKALRQAVAAMAANYGQDYYLEKARSGQHTTELWNEAGKLGFIGVNLPEEYGGGGAGMYELSTVMEEMSAAGSALLMMVVSPAINGTIISKFGTEEQKKRWIPGIADGSITMAFAITEPDAGSNSHRITTTARRDGSDWILKGQKTFISGVDQAQAILVVGRTEDHKTGNLKPALFVVPTDTPGLNWTKIEMEIVSPESQFQVFLDDVRLPADALVGSEDAAIAQLFAGLNPERIMGAASAVGVGRFAINKAVDYVKTRQVWKVPIGSHQGISHPLAQNHIEVELAKLMMQKAATLYDAGDDFGAAEAANMAKYAAGEASVRAVDQAVQSLGGNGLTKEYGIAAAVTASKLARIAPVSREMILNFVAQTSLGLPRSY, encoded by the coding sequence ATGAGCTTCATCGAGACCGAAGAGCAGAAAGCCCTGCGCCAGGCGGTGGCCGCGATGGCCGCCAACTACGGACAGGACTACTACCTGGAGAAGGCCCGCTCCGGACAGCACACCACCGAATTGTGGAACGAAGCGGGCAAACTCGGCTTCATCGGGGTCAACCTGCCCGAGGAGTACGGCGGCGGCGGCGCCGGCATGTACGAGCTGTCCACGGTGATGGAGGAGATGTCGGCCGCCGGGTCTGCGCTGCTGATGATGGTGGTCTCCCCCGCGATCAACGGCACGATCATCTCCAAGTTCGGGACCGAGGAGCAGAAGAAGCGCTGGATCCCCGGCATCGCCGACGGCTCGATCACGATGGCCTTCGCGATCACCGAGCCTGATGCGGGTTCCAACAGTCACCGCATCACCACCACCGCACGCCGCGACGGCAGCGACTGGATCCTCAAGGGCCAGAAGACGTTCATCTCGGGGGTGGATCAGGCGCAGGCCATCCTCGTCGTCGGCCGCACCGAGGACCACAAGACCGGAAACCTCAAGCCGGCACTGTTCGTCGTCCCCACCGACACCCCGGGGCTGAACTGGACCAAGATCGAGATGGAGATCGTCAGCCCGGAGAGCCAGTTCCAGGTGTTCCTCGACGACGTCCGGTTACCTGCCGATGCATTGGTGGGTTCGGAGGACGCCGCGATCGCGCAGCTGTTCGCCGGGCTGAATCCCGAACGCATCATGGGCGCGGCCAGCGCGGTGGGTGTGGGCCGGTTCGCGATCAACAAGGCGGTCGACTACGTGAAGACCCGCCAGGTATGGAAAGTGCCGATCGGGTCGCACCAAGGTATCTCGCATCCGTTGGCGCAGAACCATATCGAGGTGGAGCTCGCCAAGCTGATGATGCAGAAGGCCGCAACGCTGTATGACGCCGGCGACGATTTCGGCGCGGCGGAAGCTGCCAACATGGCCAAGTACGCGGCGGGCGAGGCGTCGGTGCGGGCGGTCGATCAGGCCGTGCAGTCCCTCGGCGGCAACGGCCTGACCAAGGAGTACGGCATTGCCGCCGCAGTGACCGCGTCGAAGCTCGCCCGCATCGCGCCGGTGAGCCGCGAGATGATCCTGAACTTCGTCGCGCAGACGTCGCTCGGCCTGCCTCGGTCCTACTGA
- a CDS encoding ATP-binding protein: MITRVLVANRGEIARRVFETCRRLGIGTVAVYTDPDAGSAHVAEADARVRLEGNNGYLDSAQIITAARASGADAVHPGYGFLSENPDFAAAVIDAGLTWIGPPVNAVAAMGSKIEAKKMMAAAGVPVLAKLDPSTVTADQLPVLVKASAGGGGRGMRVVRELSDLPDEVAAAQREAQSAFGDPTVFCERYLAAGHHVEVQVLADQHGTVWAVGERECSIQRRHQKVIEEAPSPLVERTPGMREKLFDAARLAAEAIGYAGAGTVEFMADEMGDFFFLEMNTRLQVEHPVTEATTGLDLVELQILVADGGRLDAEPPASRGSAIEARLYAEDPAKGWQPQAGTVHRFDVPGQVRVDTGIEDGSVVSIFYDPMLAKVISYAPTRRQAATVLADALARTRIHGLRTNRDLLVNVLRHPAFLDGETDTAFFDTHGLDTLAAALADAGVVTLSAIAAALADAACNRSSAKVFGAAPSGWRNLASGYQSRTYRDAAGDDVPVRYRFTRTGVELPDDEGVSLVSATPGRVVLTVNGVDRAFDVAGYGDQVFVDSPLGPVQLTALPRFPDPDDAVAHGSLLAPMPGSVVRVGAAVGDTVSAGQPLIWLEAMKMEHTIAAPEDGVLAELNVAAGQQVEVGAVLARVHNPEGEQS; encoded by the coding sequence ATGATTACGAGAGTGCTCGTCGCGAACCGCGGGGAGATCGCCCGCCGGGTGTTCGAGACCTGCCGGCGCCTCGGCATCGGCACCGTCGCGGTGTACACCGACCCCGACGCCGGGTCCGCACACGTCGCAGAGGCCGACGCCCGGGTTCGCCTGGAAGGCAACAACGGCTACCTCGACTCCGCCCAGATCATCACCGCCGCCCGGGCTTCGGGCGCCGACGCCGTTCACCCCGGCTACGGGTTTCTCTCCGAGAACCCGGATTTCGCCGCCGCGGTGATCGACGCCGGGCTGACCTGGATCGGTCCGCCGGTGAATGCCGTTGCTGCCATGGGCTCCAAGATCGAGGCCAAGAAGATGATGGCCGCGGCCGGCGTTCCGGTGCTGGCCAAACTCGATCCGTCCACCGTGACGGCCGATCAGCTGCCGGTGCTGGTGAAGGCATCTGCCGGCGGCGGCGGCCGCGGCATGCGCGTCGTCCGTGAATTGTCCGATCTACCCGACGAAGTGGCCGCCGCACAGCGTGAGGCACAGTCGGCGTTCGGCGACCCGACGGTGTTCTGCGAGCGCTACCTGGCGGCCGGCCATCACGTCGAGGTGCAGGTGCTGGCCGACCAGCACGGCACGGTGTGGGCGGTCGGTGAGCGCGAGTGCTCGATCCAGCGGCGTCATCAGAAGGTCATCGAGGAAGCCCCGTCGCCTCTGGTGGAACGCACTCCGGGAATGCGGGAGAAGTTGTTCGACGCGGCCCGGCTGGCTGCCGAGGCGATCGGCTACGCCGGCGCGGGCACCGTCGAGTTCATGGCGGACGAGATGGGTGACTTCTTCTTCCTGGAGATGAACACCCGCCTGCAGGTGGAGCATCCAGTCACCGAGGCCACCACGGGGCTCGATCTGGTCGAGCTGCAGATCCTGGTCGCCGACGGCGGCCGACTCGACGCCGAGCCGCCAGCCTCTCGTGGTTCGGCCATCGAGGCCCGCCTGTATGCCGAGGATCCGGCCAAGGGCTGGCAGCCGCAGGCCGGCACGGTGCACCGGTTCGACGTGCCCGGGCAGGTGCGCGTCGACACCGGTATCGAGGACGGCTCGGTGGTGTCGATCTTCTACGACCCCATGCTCGCCAAGGTCATCTCCTACGCACCCACCCGGCGCCAGGCCGCGACCGTACTGGCCGATGCGCTGGCCCGCACCCGCATTCACGGACTGCGCACCAACCGGGATCTTCTGGTGAACGTACTGCGGCATCCGGCGTTCCTGGACGGGGAGACGGATACCGCGTTCTTCGACACGCACGGTCTCGACACCCTGGCCGCTGCGCTGGCCGATGCCGGGGTGGTGACGCTCTCGGCGATCGCGGCTGCACTTGCCGACGCCGCGTGCAACCGCAGCAGCGCAAAGGTTTTCGGTGCCGCGCCGAGCGGATGGCGCAATCTGGCCTCGGGATACCAGTCCCGGACCTACCGCGATGCCGCGGGCGACGACGTCCCGGTGCGCTACCGATTCACCCGTACCGGAGTTGAATTGCCCGACGACGAAGGGGTTTCCCTGGTGTCGGCGACACCGGGCCGGGTGGTGCTCACCGTCAACGGAGTGGATCGCGCGTTCGACGTGGCGGGGTATGGCGATCAGGTGTTCGTCGACTCCCCGCTCGGACCCGTGCAGCTCACCGCGCTGCCCCGCTTCCCCGATCCGGACGACGCGGTGGCGCACGGTTCGCTGCTGGCGCCGATGCCCGGTTCGGTCGTCCGGGTCGGGGCCGCCGTCGGCGATACCGTCAGTGCCGGACAGCCGTTGATCTGGCTGGAAGCCATGAAGATGGAGCACACCATCGCCGCCCCCGAGGACGGGGTGCTGGCCGAACTCAATGTCGCCGCGGGCCAACAGGTCGAGGTCGGCGCCGTACTTGCCCGCGTGCACAACCCTGAAGGAGAACAGTCATGA